In the genome of Lysobacter sp. 5GHs7-4, the window GAAGACCGCGGCCGAGCGCCTGGCGCCGATCATCAAGGACTCGCTGCGCAACGAGATCAACTCGCGCACGCTGACCCAGGTGGTGTCCGGCGACCGCGCCACCGTGATCGGCAAGCAGCTGGCCGGGATCAACCGCGGCGCGGCGACGCTGGGCGTGCGCATCATCGACATCCGCATCAAGCGCATCGACCTGCCGCAGGACAGCAACGTGCTGGCCTCGGTCTACAACCGCATGCGCTCGCAGCGCCTGCAGGTGGCCAGCCAGAAACGCGCCGAGGGCGTGGAGCAGTCGCAGGCCATCCGCGCCACCGCCGACCGCGACAAGACCGTGATCGTCGCCGAGGCCGAGCGCGACGCGCAGCGCCTGCGCGGCGAAGGCGATGCCGAGGCCGCGGCCGCTTACGCGTCGGCGGCCAACAAGGACCCGGGCTTCTACGCGTTCCAGCGCAGCCTGGAGGCCTACCGCCAGTCCTTCAAGGACGGCGACAGCGTGATCGTGCTCGACCGCGACGACCCGTTCCTGCAATACCTGAAGTCGGACCGCTGAGTGAGCGCCGAGCTGGTTTCGGCACTGTGCCTGGTCGCGGTGCTGGAAGGGCTGTTCCTGTTCGTGGCGCCGCGCGGCTGGAAGCGCGCCGCCGAACAACTGCAGGCGATGCCGGACCGCCAGCTGCGCATCGTCGGCGCGGTGGCGGTGGGCTTGGGGCTGCTGGCGCTGTGGGCCGTGCGCGCCGCCGCCTGAGCGCTCACATCTGACGGAAGTGGTGCAGGTAGCTGCGGCTGACCGGCAGCACTTCGTCGCGGCCCTTGAGGTGGACGTGCGCGGTTTCGTTGGCGCCGCGGGTGACGTGGCTGATCGCGCGCAGGTTCACCACCACCGCGCGGTGCACCTGCACGAACTGCGCCGGGTCCAGTTGCGCGGCCAGTTCCTTCAACGGCGTGCGGATCAGCGCCTCGCCCGGCTTGCCGCCGTCGCCGCGCCAGGCCACACGCGTGTATTTCTCGTCCGAACGCAGGTAGTCGATTTCGTCGACGCCGATCAGGCGCAGGGCCTGACCGACCGAAGCGCGGATCCAGCGCAGCGTCTCCGGCGCGTTGTGCTTCTGCAACTGCGCGGCCAGGCGTTCCAGCAGCGCCTGCGTGTCCGGCGCGGGCTGGGCCGCGCGCAGGCGTTCGCGCAGGCGCGCGACGGTGTCGGCCAGGCGCGCGGCTTCCACCGGTTTGACCAGGTAATCCAGCGCGCCCTGGGCGAAGGCCTGCACCGCGTACTGGTCGTAGGCGGTCACGAACACCAGGTGCGCGCCGCGGCCGATATGGCGCGCGGCTTCGACGCCGGACAGGCCCGGCATGTGCACGTCGAGAAAGCAGATGTCCGGGCGCAGCGCGTCGTAGCGCTCCACCGCCTCGCGGCCGTTGCGCGCCTGTGCGATCACCTCCAAGTCCGGCCAGGCCTCGCCCAGCTGGCGTTGCAGCGCGCGCCGCAGCAGCGGTTCGTCGTCGGCGATCAGGGCGGTGGGGCGGCGCGCGCTCATGCCGCGCTCCGCTGCGCGGGGAACTCGATCTGCGCCAGTACGCCGTGCGGCTGCAGTTCGATCAGGCTCAGCCGCGCGCGATCGCCATAGGCCAGCTGCAGGCGTTCGCGCAGATTCGCCAGGCCGGTGCCCAGGCCGCCGCCGGACGCGCCCAGGCCGACGCCGGTGTCGGCCACTTCCAGGCGGCAATGCGCGTCGCGCAGGCTCGCGCGCACCTCGATGCGGCCGCCTTCCTCGCTGGGGTCGATGCCGTGGCGCAGCGCGTTCTCGACCAGAGTCAGCAGGGTCGTCGGCGGGCAATCCAGATCCAGTGCGGCCGGCTCGACGTGCAGCGCGTACTGCAGGCGGTCGGGCATGCGCATGTGCATCACCTCCAGGTAGGCGCGGACCAGGTCCAGTTCCTGCGCCAGGGTCGCGGCCGGGCCGTGCAGGCGCGGCACCGCGGCGCGCAGATAGGCGATCAGGCTGTCCAGCACGCTGGAGGCCTGCGGCGATCCGGCCTCGACCAGTTCGCGCACGTTGGCCAGGGTATTGAACAGGAAATGCGGTTCGACCTGGGCCTGCAACAGGCGTAGGCGCGCGTCCAGGGCGTTGCGTTCGTAGCGGCTGCGTTCGAGCTCGAACGCCAGCGCCTGCCGCTGCGCCTCGCCGCGGATCTGCCGCAGCAGCGCGGCGATCGCCATCCACGGCGCGACCAACAGGCCGTAGACGGTGATCTTGGCCAGGCCGGCCAGGTACGGCTTGTCCTGCCACCACGGCAGCGGATCGTCGGCGGTGGTCAGCGAGTAGGCCAGGACCGAGGCCAGCGGGATGGTCGCGGCCACGCCCGTCACCTGCAGCGCCCAGCGCGCGCTCCAGCGCGGCAGGCGCGCGGGCCAGCGTTCCAACAGGCCGAACGTCAGCAGCGCGCAGAAGCCGACCACCAGCATGCGCAGCAGCACGATCAGGTACGGCGCCTGCGAGCCCAGCTTCATCAGCAGGCTGCTGACGAAGGCCGCGATCAGGATGAAACGCACGCGCCGCCATCCCAGCAATGGCGGGGGCAGGGCGGGCGGCAGGGGCGGGAGCGTGGCGGGCATGGCGCGACGCTAAGGGTAAGCCGGCCACGGCGTTGGCGGGGTCACAGGCGCGGCAGCCACATCAGCAGCGTCGCCGCGCCCACGCCGGCGGCGGTCGCCAGGGTCAGCGTCGCCAGCAGCGCGGTGGCGGCGATGCGCGCGGCGGCGCCGCCGCGGTGCTGGGCGCGCAGGTACAGCTCCAGCACGCTCAGCGGCAGCAGGTACTGCGCGAATGCGAGGAACGTCAGGAACGGGCCGCGGAAGGTCTCCGGATCGAAGCCGGCCGGCCCCTGATGGGCGACGATCCACAGCATCAGGCCGACACGGAAGAACCAGACGCCGCTCACGCACAGGAACAGCCGCAGCGCCCAGCGCCGGTGCGCGTCGAAGCGGCGCGCGCGGGCGTGGCGGTAGGCCTGATAGGCGCACACCAGCATCAGCGCGGCGTTGAGGCAGATCGCCAGTTTCTGCGACAGGTCGCCGACCGAGCCGCGGCCCAGGATCATCGCCACGCCGCCCAGGCTCATGGCCGCCACCATCAGCAGGTAGGCGCGCCCGGTCCAGCGGTGCAGCCGCGGCCAACGCCGCCGCAGCGCCGGCATCAGCTGCAGCAGGCCCGCCAGCACGATCAGGCAGGCGACGCCCAGGTGCGCGGCGACGATCAGGTTGCCGACCGGTTCGCCTTCGACATAGCCGCGCGGAAACACCCCGTTCCAGGCCTGCCAGCGCCCCTGCAGGGCGGCGCGGCCGTAGTAGCCCAGCACATAGGCGACGAACAGCAACTGGCCCAGGGCGGCGACCGCGAACCAGGCGGTGGCGCTGGCTTTCAAGGCCGCACCGGCGTTGCGGTGGAGCGTGCCGCGGTCGAGCGCCGTCGTAGCCAGGGCTGCGCCAGGAGCGGAGGCGGCCGGCGTCAGTGGAGTCGGGGTCATCGGATCGTTCCGGAGGTGGCCGCGCGCGGGGCGTCCCCGGCCGTTGCGCGTGATCGGCCGGGTCGCGGCAGTGTTCGCGGGACGGGCGCGACAGCGGTAGTCGGCGCGCGATGGGCGACGGGTTGCGGGCGACGGGCCACGCCGGGCGCGGACGGGCCGCGCCGCGAGATGGCGGCCTGCCCCAGCGCGTCGAGCACCGCCGGCGACGACGCCAGCCCCCTCTCCCGCCTGCGGGAGAGGGCCAGGGTGAGGGCTGAGCGCGCAACGCGAACGCTCCGGCGAGGCCGCCAAAACGTCGTTCCAGCCCCAGGCTGAGCCGAATCTGTCCGCTGGCGCCGACGGGGTGGCCCCCGCCCCCCGAAACCCGGATAATGCACAAAAGCCGGACGGGGATTCCCGCCGGCTTTTGTCGTTTTCGGCTTTCGCACGATGCGGGAGCCTCCGCGATGCCGGTCCCGCCGGACCGCCAAACCAATTCGGAGTGCGTGTAATGGGTCAGTCAGTCGTCGTTCTCGGTGCCCAGTGGGGCGATGAAGGCAAGGGCAAGATCGTCGACCTGCTGACCGAGCAGATCGGCGCGGTCGTGCGCTTTCAGGGCGGCCACAACGCCGGCCATACCCTGGTCATCGGCGGCAAGAAGACCGTCCTGCACCTGATCCCGTCCGGCATCCTGCGCGACGGCGCGCTGTGCCTGATCGGCAACGGTGTGGTGCTGAGCCCGGCCGCGCTGCGCAAGGAAATCGACGAGCTCGAGGCCACCGGTGTGGAGGTGCGTTCGCGCCTGAAGATCAGCCCGGCCACGCCGCTGATCATGCCGTACCACATCGCCCTGGATCAGGCGCGCGAGAAGGCCGCCGGCGGCAAGGCCATCGGCACCACCGGCCGCGGCATCGGCCCGGCCTACGAAGACAAGGTTGCCCGTCGCGGCATCCGCGTGGCCGATCTGCACTATCCCGACCAGCTGGCCGAAAAGCTGCGCACCGCGCTGGACTACCACAACTTCGTGCTGACCAAGTACCTGGGCGTGGACGCGGTCGACTACCAGCAGACGCTGGACGAGGCGCTGGCGTTCGGCGAGTACGTCGAGCCGATGAAGTCCGACGTGGCCGGCATCCTGCACGACCTGCGCAAGCAGGGTAAGCGCGTGCTGTACGAAGGCGCGCAGGGCTCGCTGCTGGACATCGACCACGGCACCTATCCCTACGTGACCTCGTCCAACACCACCGTCGGCGGCGCGCTCGCCGGCACCGGCGTGGGCGCGGACTCGATCGACTACGTGCTCGGCATCGCCAAGGCCTACGCCACGCGCGTCGGCGGCGGCCCGTTCCCGACCGAGCTGGACGACGAGATCGGCGAAGGCATCCGCAAGCGCGGCCAGGAATTCGGCGCCACCACCGGCCGTCCGCGCCGCTGCGGCTGGATCGATCTGGTCGCGCTCAAGCGCGCGGTCGCGATCAACGGCATCTCCGGCCTGTGCATCACCAAGCTCGACATCCTCGACGGCATGGAGAAGCTCAAGCTCTGCATCGCCTACCGCTACCGCGGCAAGGAAACCGAGTACGCGCCGCTGGACGCGCAG includes:
- the hflC gene encoding protease modulator HflC, producing the protein MKFPAWIALIVAALLAVMGSMFVVSEGHGAIVFRLGTIVRQDIGPGLHFKWPLIENASVFDRRLQVLAAEPERYLTADKLDVSVDFFAIGQIEDLRRFYQATGGDEKTAAERLAPIIKDSLRNEINSRTLTQVVSGDRATVIGKQLAGINRGAATLGVRIIDIRIKRIDLPQDSNVLASVYNRMRSQRLQVASQKRAEGVEQSQAIRATADRDKTVIVAEAERDAQRLRGEGDAEAAAAYASAANKDPGFYAFQRSLEAYRQSFKDGDSVIVLDRDDPFLQYLKSDR
- a CDS encoding DUF2065 family protein encodes the protein MSAELVSALCLVAVLEGLFLFVAPRGWKRAAEQLQAMPDRQLRIVGAVAVGLGLLALWAVRAAA
- a CDS encoding LytTR family DNA-binding domain-containing protein, translating into MSARRPTALIADDEPLLRRALQRQLGEAWPDLEVIAQARNGREAVERYDALRPDICFLDVHMPGLSGVEAARHIGRGAHLVFVTAYDQYAVQAFAQGALDYLVKPVEAARLADTVARLRERLRAAQPAPDTQALLERLAAQLQKHNAPETLRWIRASVGQALRLIGVDEIDYLRSDEKYTRVAWRGDGGKPGEALIRTPLKELAAQLDPAQFVQVHRAVVVNLRAISHVTRGANETAHVHLKGRDEVLPVSRSYLHHFRQM
- a CDS encoding histidine kinase, with amino-acid sequence MPATLPPLPPALPPPLLGWRRVRFILIAAFVSSLLMKLGSQAPYLIVLLRMLVVGFCALLTFGLLERWPARLPRWSARWALQVTGVAATIPLASVLAYSLTTADDPLPWWQDKPYLAGLAKITVYGLLVAPWMAIAALLRQIRGEAQRQALAFELERSRYERNALDARLRLLQAQVEPHFLFNTLANVRELVEAGSPQASSVLDSLIAYLRAAVPRLHGPAATLAQELDLVRAYLEVMHMRMPDRLQYALHVEPAALDLDCPPTTLLTLVENALRHGIDPSEEGGRIEVRASLRDAHCRLEVADTGVGLGASGGGLGTGLANLRERLQLAYGDRARLSLIELQPHGVLAQIEFPAQRSAA
- a CDS encoding DUF2306 domain-containing protein gives rise to the protein MTPTPLTPAASAPGAALATTALDRGTLHRNAGAALKASATAWFAVAALGQLLFVAYVLGYYGRAALQGRWQAWNGVFPRGYVEGEPVGNLIVAAHLGVACLIVLAGLLQLMPALRRRWPRLHRWTGRAYLLMVAAMSLGGVAMILGRGSVGDLSQKLAICLNAALMLVCAYQAYRHARARRFDAHRRWALRLFLCVSGVWFFRVGLMLWIVAHQGPAGFDPETFRGPFLTFLAFAQYLLPLSVLELYLRAQHRGGAAARIAATALLATLTLATAAGVGAATLLMWLPRL
- a CDS encoding adenylosuccinate synthase → MGQSVVVLGAQWGDEGKGKIVDLLTEQIGAVVRFQGGHNAGHTLVIGGKKTVLHLIPSGILRDGALCLIGNGVVLSPAALRKEIDELEATGVEVRSRLKISPATPLIMPYHIALDQAREKAAGGKAIGTTGRGIGPAYEDKVARRGIRVADLHYPDQLAEKLRTALDYHNFVLTKYLGVDAVDYQQTLDEALAFGEYVEPMKSDVAGILHDLRKQGKRVLYEGAQGSLLDIDHGTYPYVTSSNTTVGGALAGTGVGADSIDYVLGIAKAYATRVGGGPFPTELDDEIGEGIRKRGQEFGATTGRPRRCGWIDLVALKRAVAINGISGLCITKLDILDGMEKLKLCIAYRYRGKETEYAPLDAQGWNECEPVYLEFPGWQESTHNVTEWDKLPAAARAYLRALEELSGCPLAMVSTGPDRDANIVLRDPWA